A window of Zingiber officinale cultivar Zhangliang chromosome 5A, Zo_v1.1, whole genome shotgun sequence contains these coding sequences:
- the LOC121983378 gene encoding GATA transcription factor 7-like, translated as MSDLFDQIDDLLDFLNEEEENALVMVKKPCNETGAFLLPPLIPPPPPAASASAADAGDETLESSGNQKQFDEELDYWTPAFLDECDALLAEIELPGAAKIDAFFRDSSPISILAPAANCSGESSYSSSSSSSYSSTSASHSGGRSFPARARSNPRRRRLTAFHLPPPRSHSTNESFCESESSPAPQKKKKIKFTTKSLAAGTEEETRSAPPAAVRKCTHCGIQKTPQWRAGPTGPKTLCNACGVRYKTGRLFPEYRPAASPTFVPALHSNSHKKVVEMRMKAVDESATPSSGTGPDDGCDLLQYIRRRH; from the exons ATGAGCGATCTCTTCGATCAGATCGACGATTTGCTTGATTTCCTCAACGAGGAGGAGGAGAATGCGTTGGTAATGGTGAAGAAGCCCTGTAATGAAACAGGGGCCTTCCTTCTCCCTCCCTtgattcctcctcctcctccggccGCGTCCGCCTCCGCGGCCGACGCCGGAGACGAGACGCTCGAGTCCTCCGGTAACCAAAAACAG TTTGATGAGGAATTGGATTACTGGACGCCGGCGTTCCTTGACGAGTGCGATGCCCTTCTGGCGGAGATTGAGCTCCCGGGCGCCGCCAAGATCGATGCTTTCTTCCGAGACTCCAGTCCGATCTCCATCCTCGCACCGGCCGCCAATTGCAGTGGTGAATCGTCTtactcttcgtcttcttcttcgtctTACTCTTCGACCTCGGCTTCGCACTCCGGCGGCCGGTCGTTCCCCGCCCGCGCGCGCAGCAACCCGCGCCGCCGTCGCCTCACCGCCTTCCACCTCCCTCCTCCCCGCTCTCATTCCACAAACGAGAGTTTCTGCGAGTCCGAGTCCTCCCCTGCTccgcagaagaagaagaagataaaattCACAACGAAGAGCCTGGCGGCCGGGACAGAGGAGGAAACGAGATCGGCGCCGCCGGCGGCCGTGAGGAAGTGCACGCACTGCGGGATACAAAAGACGCCGCAATGGCGCGCTGGGCCGACAGGGCCAAAGACGCTCTGCAACGCCTGCGGCGTCCGCTACAAGACCGGGCGGCTCTTCCCCGAGTACCGGCCGGCGGCCAGTCCCACCTTCGTACCAGCCCTCCACTCCAACTCCCACAAGAAGGTGGTAGAGATGCGGATGAAGGCCGTCGACGAGTCCGCCACGCCCTCCTCCGGCACC